The proteins below are encoded in one region of Mycobacterium pseudokansasii:
- a CDS encoding PhoH family protein has translation MTELRTYVLDTSVLLSDPWACSRFAEHEVVVPLVVISELEAKRHHHELGWFARQALRLFDDLRLEYGRLDQPIPVGTQGGTLHVELNHSDPAVLPAGFRTDSNDSRILSCAANLAAEGRRVTLVSKDIPLRVKAAAVGLPADEYHAQDVVASGWSGMREIETAAEEIATLFADGEIDLAEARDLPCHTGIRLLGGSSHALGRVNPAKRVQLVRGDREVFGLRGRSAEQRVALDLLLDESVGIVSLGGKAGTGKSALALCAGLEAVLERRTHRKVVVFRPLYAVGGQELGYLPGSESDKMGPWAQAVFDTLEGLASPAVLDEVLSRGMLEVLPLTHIRGRSLHDSFVIVDEAQSLERNVLLTVLSRLGAGSRVVLTHDIAQRDNLRVGRHDGIVAVIEKLKGHPLFAHITLLRSERSPIAALVTEMLEEISGPR, from the coding sequence GTGACCGAACTCCGGACTTACGTGCTCGATACCTCTGTGCTGCTGTCCGATCCCTGGGCATGCAGCCGGTTCGCCGAACACGAGGTGGTGGTTCCGCTGGTGGTGATCAGCGAACTGGAGGCCAAGCGCCACCACCACGAGTTAGGCTGGTTCGCTCGCCAGGCGCTGCGGTTGTTCGACGATCTCCGGCTGGAGTACGGACGGCTGGATCAGCCCATTCCGGTTGGTACCCAAGGCGGTACGCTGCACGTCGAACTCAACCACAGCGACCCGGCGGTGCTGCCCGCCGGCTTCCGGACCGACAGCAACGACTCGCGGATCTTGAGCTGTGCTGCCAATCTTGCCGCCGAGGGCAGGCGAGTCACGTTGGTCAGCAAGGACATCCCCCTGCGGGTCAAGGCTGCCGCGGTTGGCCTGCCCGCCGACGAGTACCACGCGCAGGACGTCGTCGCCTCCGGATGGTCGGGGATGCGCGAGATCGAGACTGCTGCCGAGGAGATCGCCACTCTGTTCGCCGACGGCGAAATCGATCTGGCCGAAGCGCGGGACCTGCCTTGCCACACCGGGATTCGGCTGCTGGGCGGTAGTTCGCATGCGCTGGGACGGGTGAACCCGGCCAAACGCGTCCAGCTGGTTCGCGGTGACCGCGAAGTGTTCGGGCTGCGCGGCCGGTCCGCCGAGCAGCGGGTAGCGCTCGACTTGCTGCTCGACGAGTCGGTGGGCATCGTCTCGTTGGGCGGTAAGGCCGGCACCGGAAAGTCGGCGCTGGCATTGTGTGCGGGTCTGGAGGCTGTGTTGGAGCGACGGACCCACCGCAAGGTGGTCGTCTTCCGCCCGCTGTATGCCGTCGGCGGTCAGGAGCTGGGCTACCTGCCCGGCAGCGAGAGCGACAAGATGGGACCCTGGGCTCAGGCCGTCTTCGACACGCTCGAGGGGCTGGCCAGCCCTGCCGTGCTGGACGAGGTCCTGTCCCGGGGCATGCTCGAGGTGCTACCGCTGACCCACATTCGGGGCCGGTCACTGCATGACTCGTTCGTCATCGTCGACGAGGCCCAATCACTGGAACGCAACGTGCTGCTGACCGTGCTGTCCCGGCTGGGCGCTGGTTCGCGGGTGGTGCTGACCCACGACATCGCCCAGCGTGACAACCTGCGGGTCGGCCGCCACGATGGCATTGTCGCGGTGATCGAGAAGCTGAAAGGCCATCCGCTGTTCGCCCACATCACGCTGCTGCGCAGCGAACGGTCCCCGATCGCCGCGCTGGTCACCGAGATGCTGGAAGAAATCAGCGGGCCGCGCTGA
- a CDS encoding polysaccharide deacetylase family protein: protein MPKRPDNQAWRYWRMVIGVVAAVAVLVIGGLTGHVTRADNLSCSVVKCVALTFDDGPGPYTDRLLQILKDNDAKATFFLIGNKVTANPAGAKRIADAGMEIGSHTWEHPNMTTIPPEDIAGQFARANDAITAATGRTPTLYRPAGGLSNDAVRRTAANFGQAEILWDVIPFDWANDSNTAATRYLLMTQIKPGSVVLFHDTYSSTVDLVYQFIPVLKANGYRLVTVSELLGPRAPGSSYGSRENGPPVNELHDIPAADIPSLPNTPSPKPMPNFPITDIPGQNSGGPTNGA, encoded by the coding sequence GTGCCCAAACGACCCGACAACCAGGCCTGGCGCTACTGGCGCATGGTCATAGGTGTCGTGGCGGCGGTCGCGGTGCTGGTGATCGGCGGGCTGACCGGTCACGTCACCCGCGCGGACAACCTCAGCTGTTCGGTGGTCAAGTGTGTGGCGCTGACCTTCGACGACGGGCCGGGACCCTACACCGACCGGCTGCTGCAAATCCTGAAAGACAACGACGCCAAGGCGACGTTCTTCCTGATCGGCAACAAGGTGACGGCCAACCCGGCGGGCGCCAAGCGCATCGCCGACGCCGGCATGGAGATAGGCAGCCACACCTGGGAACACCCGAACATGACGACGATCCCTCCCGAAGACATCGCCGGCCAGTTCGCCAGGGCCAACGACGCGATCACCGCGGCCACCGGCCGCACGCCCACGCTGTACCGTCCGGCCGGCGGCCTGTCCAACGACGCGGTGCGGCGAACCGCCGCCAACTTCGGCCAAGCCGAAATCCTTTGGGACGTGATTCCTTTCGACTGGGCCAACGACTCCAACACCGCGGCAACGCGATACCTGCTGATGACCCAGATCAAGCCGGGCTCGGTGGTGCTGTTCCACGACACTTACTCCAGCACCGTCGACCTGGTGTACCAGTTCATCCCGGTGCTCAAGGCCAACGGCTACCGGCTGGTGACGGTCAGTGAGCTGCTCGGGCCGCGCGCGCCCGGAAGCAGCTACGGCAGCAGGGAGAACGGGCCGCCGGTCAACGAACTGCACGACATCCCGGCCGCGGACATCCCGTCGTTGCCCAACACCCCCTCGCCCAAGCCGATGCCCAACTTCCCGATCACCGACATTCCCGGCCAAAATTCGGGCGGGCCCACCAACGGTGCGTAG